TAGCGCTGCGAATGGCGGCACCCCTGTTTTCACTTTTCTTCAGGAAGAAGCTAACAGTAACCGGAAGCAGCGGGAATACGCAGGGAGTGATAACCGCCGCAAGTCCTGCCAGCAGGCTCAGCAGAAAAGTGGTAAGCACTCCTCTCCCTTCGTCGCCGGTAGCAGCGGCACCCGCAGATGCTGCAGGAGCAGCAGGTAATACTTTTACAGAGAACGATTCACTGCCACTGGGAAATTCTTCGCCCTTGCGCGCCAGCCAGTCGAACGTGCCCCTGATAACAGCCGTATCTGTTGCTGCTACATGCAGCGGATATTGAAAGGTGACGCTATCGGTAAAGAAATGAAGCTCGGCTTCAAGTCCGGCATCTTTCACTACCTGCTGCTGCCCCTTCTCCACAGGCACGTCGCCTGAACGCACATACCTGGCAGTTTTAACAGAGTCGAAATGAATAGCGGAAACGAAGGCGTCGTCTTCGCTTTGTTTTTTAACGGAAAAAAGCTGGGTGCCTTTTTCTGCGATAGCCTTAACTGAGAGGGTTACCAGGCTATCGTTTGTGCGTTCGGCAGTAAAAGAAAACTGCACAGGCGCTTTATCCTGTGCAGCCGTCCTATTTAACATACCAACCGCAGCCAATAATACTACGATCGTTATTATTCTTTTCATTGTTGAGGGCTACGAACTAATTACAGTAACTTGATATCAAATGATTTAGTAGTAGGAGGTAAACACTGGCTATCATCGCATACCATATATTCTACAGTACCGGTGATATTGGTTTTTACTTTTCCTTTCAAGGTAATGGTTTGAACGAAGTCTACTTTTTCGCTGAAGTATTTTACATCAACGCCAAAGTTTTCATCGTGGTCTACCTTAAGCGTACCCACTTCTTTGGGAGAACCTGTAACTGTTACCAGCGGGTTCTTTTTGAAAGTGATCTTGGTTGGAATAGGACCTCCGTCTGGTGTAGACTGTGAATACAGGTGCCATGGTTTGGCAAAGACAGCACTGATCACCACTTCGTAAGTATTTCCTGTTTTCTTTTTAGCGGTAAAGGTCCATTTAACCGGATCTTTTACCTGCGCGTGTACGGTAGCTGAAACTGTCAACAGCAACGCCAATAACCAGACTAGTTTTTTCATTGTAAATCGTTTGATTCTAGATATAGATCTTTCTCTCTTTATAAGACGCACAAAAACGATGAACGACCTATATCGTATATGTTAATTTAATCCCAAAAGCCAAAACTGATTGGGGAAAGCAAAGTTACGGAATAGATAGAAGATAGCAGACAGCGCTTATTTCCAGTTATTATAAATGGAAAGCGCAGCGAGCGTCCAGAAGAAAATATTAGGCAGCCAGGTACGTCTTGGGTTAAGAAAAATATGCGAAGCAAGCGCTGCCCCGGGAACCATAGACAGCAAACCAGCTTCATAACCGGCATCTTTACTGATGAACATAGCCGGGATAAGCGCCAGCAACATAAAAAGTAAAACAGCCCACTCCTTCCGCACCTGTATCAGCATGCGGCTGGCATTAGCCCTCCAGGAATAGATTCCCGCCAGCAACACTACAGCAAGCGCTATAAGCGTAGCTACTACCGGGCGCAGATCGGGCGGAAGGCGGAACGGCGTTCCCCACTCAGGAATATAAAGCCAGATACTGTTAAGATCATTACGCAGGAATAGCACGAACAGCAGGAAATAAAAAGGTGTAAGTATGCCGATCAATAATATGAACCACTCGTTTAGCTGAAAAGGCCTTAAAATGGCGATAGCGACAAAACACACAAGGATAATGGTCATAGAAGGATGGTATAAAAGAACAGCCGTTCCTGCTATAAAACCAATATTATAAATAATAGACCGGGATTGGGAGGAACTCTTAAGTTGGGTCATTTTATGGAATAGCCAGATGATGAGACTATTACATAATAAAGCTGGCGTGATATGATTCCATTGCTCGAATAGCGAAGTGAACAGTACATAACACATGGCGGTAGTAAGCGCCTGCTTCTGCAACATCCGCAATTCATTGAGCATATAGTTCAAACGGAAAGCCTGCAGCAGTACAATAACATGGTAAAGCACCATAACAATCACATCCGGCAGTTCGGGCAGAGCAAACAGGAAAGGACTGAGCGCACCATTACCGTTCGCAGGTACTACCTGCGGCGGGTGCATGAAGAACGGCAGATGGAGCAGGATGCTGAGCATGATAACCCAAAAAACATTTGCTACAGACCGCTCGCGGAAGAGATTTACCACATTATATAGATGAATTAGAACTCCACTTTGGCAAAGCAAATATAGTTCCTGTATTCGCAGGGTACAATCATCTGGTAACTACTCACCTGTTTCGCAAAACGCGGCATAAAGCTATACCCCTTATCAAGGTTCTTGAAAGTTGGGCTTCTGTGAATCTGGCCATCGGCAGTAATGCTCTGATCATTCAGCAGAAGGTTCCTTTTTTCAAGCTGGTTAAACACGAAATGGATCTCGCTACCGGTACGCATGGTACCATAACCCAGGTAATTATCGCTATTGTCGTCGTATTGCGATTTGCGGATAATATTGGCCCATTCCATCGTTCCGGTGGTATCGAACGACATCACAGCTATATTATCAGCATAATA
The Filimonas effusa genome window above contains:
- a CDS encoding protein-disulfide reductase DsbD domain-containing protein; the encoded protein is MKKLVWLLALLLTVSATVHAQVKDPVKWTFTAKKKTGNTYEVVISAVFAKPWHLYSQSTPDGGPIPTKITFKKNPLVTVTGSPKEVGTLKVDHDENFGVDVKYFSEKVDFVQTITLKGKVKTNITGTVEYMVCDDSQCLPPTTKSFDIKLL